A region of Fusobacteriaceae bacterium DNA encodes the following proteins:
- the gyrA gene encoding DNA gyrase subunit A, with protein MSTLTDRIQNRYIEDELKTSYLDYSMSVIVARALPDVRDGLKPVHRRILFAMNDLGMNYNKPFKKSARIVGEVLGKYHPHGDVAVYDTMVRMAQDFNYRYLLVDGHGNFGSIDGDSAAAMRYTEARMSKISEELLEDIDKNTINFRKNFDDSLDEPEVLPAKLPNLLLNGTTGIAVGMATNIPPHNLGELVDGITALIDNRDLSSQDLCAYIVGPDFPTGAIIDGRSGILDAYTTGRGKIRVRAKADIEEFKNGKSNIIISEIPYQLNKATLIERIADLVRDKRVSGVSDLRDESNREGIRIVIEVKKGEEPELILNKLYKYTELQSTYGVIMLALVNNIPRVLTLKEMLEEYIKHRFDVIVRRTKYDLDKAEKRAHILAGFRIALDHIDRIIAIIRGARDVNVARAALVNEFAFSEAQAKAILDMRLQRLTGLEREKIENEYQQLVAYITGLKDVLSHDDKIYGIMKDELNYLKDKYNDPRRTVIQDEHLEITQEDLIKDESVIITLTNRGYVKRMELSKYRAQRRGGKGVSSQNTVEDDYLESIESATTLDTLMIFTNQGRVFNLKVYEIPESSRQARGKLIANIIKLREDEKIRSVIVTRDFEPKAEIIFITKGGLVKMTSLADFRNINSSGLKAIKLKENDDIIYVGLIEDKAREQVLIATKLGYAIRFKCDENVRSTGRDTMGVRGINIREGDEVVSALLIKEENTFVLTVTEHGYGKRTRIDEYPLQARSGKGVINIKCSEKTGNVVTVLAVTGKEQIMAISSNGVVIRVGVETISLFGRSTQGVRIMRVTEDEKLVSVTIVRSEDDEDEEEQAQNTPQMSIFDAEAALKAEQPEKNEDDENGDETAFGDDDDQGTVD; from the coding sequence ATGTCAACATTAACGGACAGAATTCAAAACAGATATATCGAAGATGAGCTCAAAACATCGTACCTGGATTATTCCATGAGCGTCATCGTCGCCAGGGCCCTTCCCGACGTGAGGGACGGCCTGAAGCCCGTTCACCGGCGGATCCTTTTCGCCATGAACGACCTCGGCATGAACTACAACAAACCCTTCAAAAAATCCGCGAGAATCGTCGGAGAAGTCCTCGGTAAATACCATCCCCACGGCGACGTGGCGGTCTATGACACCATGGTCCGCATGGCGCAGGATTTCAACTACCGCTATCTCCTTGTGGACGGCCACGGCAATTTCGGCTCCATCGACGGCGATTCCGCCGCCGCCATGCGGTATACGGAAGCTCGCATGAGCAAAATCAGCGAGGAATTGCTGGAAGATATCGACAAAAACACGATCAATTTCCGAAAGAACTTCGACGACTCCCTGGACGAGCCGGAAGTCTTGCCCGCCAAGCTCCCGAACCTGCTCTTGAACGGAACCACGGGGATCGCCGTGGGCATGGCCACAAACATTCCCCCGCACAATCTGGGGGAATTGGTCGACGGAATAACGGCCTTGATCGACAACCGCGACTTGAGCTCGCAAGACCTCTGCGCCTATATCGTGGGGCCCGATTTTCCCACGGGCGCCATCATCGACGGTCGTAGCGGGATCCTGGACGCCTACACGACGGGCCGCGGCAAGATACGGGTCCGGGCCAAAGCCGACATCGAAGAATTCAAAAACGGGAAATCCAACATCATCATCAGCGAAATTCCCTACCAGCTGAACAAGGCGACGCTCATCGAGCGCATCGCCGATCTCGTGCGGGATAAGCGCGTCAGTGGCGTTTCGGACCTCAGGGACGAATCGAACCGCGAAGGAATCCGGATCGTCATCGAGGTCAAAAAAGGCGAAGAACCGGAGCTGATTTTGAACAAGCTCTACAAATACACGGAACTCCAGAGCACTTACGGCGTCATTATGCTGGCCCTCGTGAACAATATCCCGCGGGTTTTGACGCTGAAGGAAATGCTGGAGGAATACATCAAGCACCGCTTTGACGTCATTGTGCGAAGGACGAAGTACGATCTTGACAAGGCCGAGAAAAGGGCCCATATTCTGGCCGGATTCCGGATTGCCCTTGATCATATCGACCGGATCATCGCCATCATCCGGGGCGCCCGGGACGTGAACGTGGCGCGGGCGGCCCTCGTAAACGAATTCGCCTTTTCCGAGGCCCAGGCCAAGGCCATCCTCGATATGCGGCTCCAGCGCCTGACCGGCCTCGAACGGGAAAAAATCGAAAACGAATACCAGCAGCTGGTCGCCTATATCACGGGCCTCAAAGACGTTCTCTCCCATGACGACAAGATCTACGGGATCATGAAGGACGAGTTGAACTATCTTAAAGACAAATACAACGATCCGCGCAGAACCGTGATTCAGGACGAACATCTGGAGATCACCCAGGAAGACCTGATCAAGGACGAAAGCGTCATCATCACGCTGACAAACCGCGGTTACGTCAAGCGCATGGAACTGAGCAAATACCGGGCCCAGCGAAGAGGCGGCAAAGGGGTTTCGAGCCAGAATACCGTTGAGGACGACTATCTCGAGTCCATCGAATCGGCCACAACCCTGGATACGCTGATGATCTTTACGAATCAAGGCAGGGTCTTCAACCTCAAGGTCTACGAGATCCCCGAATCCTCGAGACAGGCCCGGGGCAAACTCATCGCCAATATCATCAAGCTCCGGGAAGACGAAAAGATCCGCTCGGTCATTGTGACGCGGGACTTTGAGCCCAAGGCCGAGATCATCTTTATCACAAAGGGCGGTCTCGTCAAGATGACGTCCCTGGCCGACTTCAGGAACATCAACAGCAGCGGCCTCAAGGCCATCAAGCTCAAGGAAAACGACGACATCATCTATGTGGGCCTCATTGAGGACAAAGCCCGGGAGCAGGTCCTGATCGCCACAAAACTCGGCTACGCCATCCGCTTCAAGTGCGACGAGAACGTCCGCTCAACGGGTCGCGACACCATGGGCGTCAGGGGCATCAATATCCGGGAAGGGGACGAGGTCGTCTCGGCGCTTTTGATCAAAGAGGAGAACACGTTTGTTCTGACCGTCACCGAGCACGGCTACGGCAAAAGGACCAGAATCGATGAATATCCGCTGCAAGCCAGATCCGGCAAAGGCGTCATCAACATCAAATGCAGCGAAAAAACCGGAAACGTCGTGACCGTTCTTGCGGTAACCGGCAAAGAGCAGATCATGGCCATTTCTTCCAACGGCGTCGTGATCAGAGTCGGCGTCGAGACCATCTCGCTGTTCGGCCGCTCGACCCAGGGCGTGCGCATCATGCGCGTCACCGAGGACGAGAAACTCGTATCCGTGACCATCGTCCGTTCCGAAGACGACGAGGACGAGGAGGAACAGGCCCAGAACACGCCCCAAATGTCCATATTTGACGCCGAAGCCGCCCTCAAGGCGGAACAGCCGGAAAAAAATGAAGACGACGAAAACGGTGATGAGACCGCTTTCGGCGACGACGATGACCAGGGAACAGTTGACTGA
- the gyrB gene encoding DNA topoisomerase (ATP-hydrolyzing) subunit B has product MINGQNYDAESITVLEGLEAVRKRPGMYIGTTSERGLHHLVWEIVDNSVDEALAGYCDEILVKILPDNIIEVIDNGRGIPVHIHPKYGKSALEIVMTVLHAGGKFENNNYKVSGGLHGVGISVVNALSLWVEVLVERDGRIWYQKYNRGAPEEDVKEIGVSEKHGTTVRFKPDAVIFETLVFDYTILKQRLKELAYLNKGLKITLLDLRKEPNKKDVFSFDGGIVDFIKEIVSDKDPDKDIIVKEPIFMSGDSDGVAVEVALTYTMDQAEVIYSFVNNINTHEGGTHVAGFRTALTRIINDVGKDQGYIKEKDGKLQGNDIREGVVAVVSVRVPQPQFEGQTKTKLGNSEVSGIVSSVVGADLKIYLEDNPNTTKLVVEKILMSKKAREAAQKARESVFRASPLSIGALPGKLADCASKNPDECEIYIVEGDSAGGSAKQGRNRYNQAILPLRGKILNVEKAGIHRALESDTIKSMIIAFGTNIDDNFDIGKLRYGKIIIMTDADVDGAHIRTLLLTFFYRHMVELIQNGNVYIAQPPLYKITFGKKIYYAYNDRELAEITGSFGAKEIREEPAEAAGDEDEIFAEPQAPQPEAPEKKGYTLQRYKGLGEMNPEQLWETTMDPANRILLQVSIDSAREADMLFDKLMGDKVEPRREFIEENAEFVKNLDI; this is encoded by the coding sequence ATGATCAACGGACAGAACTATGACGCCGAGAGCATCACGGTCCTCGAAGGACTGGAAGCTGTCCGGAAGCGCCCCGGTATGTATATCGGGACCACATCGGAAAGGGGACTCCACCACCTGGTCTGGGAGATTGTGGACAATTCCGTGGACGAGGCCCTGGCGGGCTACTGCGACGAGATTCTCGTCAAAATCCTGCCCGACAACATCATCGAAGTTATCGACAACGGCCGGGGCATACCGGTGCATATTCATCCGAAGTATGGTAAATCGGCCCTTGAAATCGTTATGACCGTCCTGCACGCCGGCGGCAAATTTGAAAACAACAACTATAAAGTCTCAGGCGGACTGCACGGCGTGGGTATATCCGTCGTCAATGCCCTCTCGCTCTGGGTGGAGGTCCTGGTCGAACGGGACGGACGGATCTGGTACCAGAAATACAATCGCGGCGCCCCCGAAGAGGACGTAAAGGAAATCGGCGTATCGGAAAAGCACGGGACCACGGTCCGCTTCAAGCCCGACGCCGTGATCTTCGAGACGCTGGTCTTCGACTACACGATCCTGAAACAGCGGCTCAAAGAACTGGCTTACCTCAACAAAGGTCTCAAGATAACGCTGCTCGATTTGCGTAAAGAGCCCAACAAAAAAGACGTCTTCAGCTTTGACGGCGGCATCGTCGATTTCATCAAGGAAATCGTTTCCGACAAGGATCCCGACAAGGACATCATTGTCAAGGAGCCGATCTTTATGAGCGGGGACTCGGACGGAGTCGCCGTGGAAGTGGCGCTGACCTATACGATGGATCAGGCCGAGGTCATTTATTCCTTTGTAAACAACATCAATACCCACGAAGGCGGGACCCATGTGGCCGGTTTCCGGACCGCCCTGACCCGGATCATCAACGATGTGGGGAAGGATCAGGGATATATTAAGGAAAAAGACGGGAAATTGCAAGGAAACGACATCCGTGAGGGGGTCGTAGCCGTGGTTTCCGTCCGGGTGCCCCAGCCCCAGTTTGAGGGACAGACAAAGACGAAACTGGGAAATTCCGAGGTGTCGGGCATTGTTTCCTCCGTGGTGGGCGCGGACCTCAAGATCTACCTTGAGGACAATCCCAATACGACAAAATTGGTCGTCGAAAAGATTCTGATGTCCAAAAAGGCCAGAGAAGCGGCTCAAAAAGCCCGCGAATCCGTATTTCGCGCGAGTCCCCTGTCCATAGGGGCGCTGCCCGGGAAACTGGCTGACTGCGCGTCCAAGAATCCCGACGAATGTGAGATCTATATCGTCGAGGGAGACAGCGCGGGGGGCTCGGCCAAACAGGGCAGAAACCGCTACAACCAGGCCATCCTGCCGCTCCGGGGGAAAATCCTCAACGTGGAAAAGGCGGGGATCCACCGGGCCCTTGAGAGCGATACGATCAAATCCATGATCATCGCCTTCGGGACCAATATCGACGACAATTTTGATATCGGCAAACTCCGCTACGGCAAGATCATCATCATGACCGACGCCGACGTGGACGGGGCCCATATCCGGACACTGTTGCTGACCTTTTTCTACCGGCATATGGTTGAGCTCATTCAAAATGGAAACGTTTATATTGCTCAGCCGCCGCTCTACAAGATCACCTTCGGCAAAAAAATCTACTACGCCTACAACGATCGGGAACTGGCGGAAATTACCGGTTCCTTCGGCGCGAAGGAAATCCGCGAGGAACCCGCGGAGGCCGCGGGGGATGAGGACGAAATTTTCGCCGAACCCCAGGCCCCCCAGCCCGAGGCCCCCGAGAAAAAAGGCTATACGCTGCAACGGTACAAGGGACTCGGGGAAATGAATCCCGAACAGCTCTGGGAAACGACCATGGACCCTGCAAACCGGATCCTGTTGCAAGTATCCATCGACAGCGCCCGGGAAGCGGACATGCTTTTTGACAAACTGATGGGGGACAAAGTGGAGCCCCGCCGGGAATTCATCGAAGAAAACGCGGAGTTTGTAAAAAATCTGGATATCTAA
- a CDS encoding DUF721 domain-containing protein, producing MDEITPVGDLLLAWLRRDKKMQAGYIRAHWASVAGELAEYSRVSTLRGDTLHVLVDNPTILHFMTMNGPDYLEKIKTLFGELDKSGEIAVNRLKFQLRA from the coding sequence ATGGATGAAATCACGCCTGTGGGAGATCTGCTCCTCGCCTGGCTCAGACGGGATAAAAAAATGCAGGCCGGCTATATCCGGGCCCATTGGGCAAGCGTCGCCGGCGAACTGGCGGAATATTCCCGGGTCTCGACCCTCAGGGGGGATACGCTCCACGTCCTCGTGGACAACCCCACCATACTCCATTTTATGACGATGAACGGGCCGGACTATCTCGAAAAAATCAAAACGCTCTTCGGCGAACTGGACAAGAGCGGAGAGATTGCCGTAAACCGGCTGAAATTTCAACTGCGCGCGTAA
- the recF gene encoding DNA replication and repair protein RecF (All proteins in this family for which functions are known are DNA-binding proteins that assist the filamentation of RecA onto DNA for the initiation of recombination or recombinational repair.): MYISEVNYVNFRNLADASLAFSPRINLLYGKNGQGKTNLLELIYFLSTGKSFRTKNQRELVKFGRTKCGAHAAYVDSVSEKKLIVKLLEGKKEFVWNGKRIPYEDFYGKFNVVAYIPEDVAIINGMPNVRREFFDGEIAQFDPDFFRTAGKFQNLLKIRNKYLKEKIWKNDEFSVYEDEFVKAGAAIMKTRVDYVRILSSVLSLNYRKLFDETKELELVYACALGNIRKKTLPEIEQALREEIGKLRQKETLLGFSLTGPQKDDFLFYLNGQEAKTTASQGEKKSILFSLKMAEMDMILRNKKEVPVLLIDDITSYFDETRLYSLLRYLEKRNIQIFMSATEKLDIPCAAWIVEKGEIDNG, encoded by the coding sequence TTGTATATTTCGGAAGTGAACTACGTCAATTTCAGAAACCTCGCGGACGCCTCCCTTGCCTTTTCCCCCCGGATCAACCTGCTCTACGGCAAAAACGGGCAGGGCAAGACCAATCTCCTTGAGCTCATCTATTTTTTGAGTACCGGCAAGAGCTTCCGGACGAAGAATCAGCGGGAGCTTGTAAAATTCGGCCGGACAAAATGCGGGGCCCACGCGGCCTATGTGGATTCCGTCAGCGAAAAGAAGCTGATCGTCAAGCTCCTTGAAGGGAAAAAGGAGTTTGTCTGGAACGGGAAACGGATTCCCTACGAGGATTTTTACGGGAAATTCAACGTCGTGGCCTACATCCCCGAAGACGTCGCGATCATCAACGGCATGCCCAATGTGCGGCGGGAATTCTTTGACGGGGAAATCGCCCAATTTGATCCGGATTTCTTCCGGACCGCAGGAAAATTTCAAAATTTGCTGAAAATCCGGAACAAATACCTCAAGGAAAAAATCTGGAAAAACGACGAGTTTTCCGTTTACGAGGACGAATTTGTCAAAGCCGGCGCGGCCATTATGAAAACGCGCGTGGACTACGTGCGGATCCTCTCGTCGGTCTTGAGCCTCAATTACCGCAAGCTCTTCGATGAGACAAAGGAACTGGAACTCGTCTATGCCTGCGCCCTCGGCAATATCCGGAAAAAAACCCTGCCCGAGATCGAACAGGCCCTTCGGGAAGAAATCGGGAAATTGCGCCAAAAGGAGACCCTCCTCGGATTTTCCCTGACGGGCCCCCAGAAAGACGATTTCCTCTTTTATCTGAACGGGCAAGAAGCGAAGACGACGGCCTCCCAGGGGGAAAAAAAGTCCATTCTGTTTTCCCTCAAAATGGCCGAGATGGATATGATCCTCCGGAACAAAAAAGAAGTGCCGGTTCTCCTCATCGACGACATCACCTCTTACTTTGACGAAACGAGGCTTTACAGCCTTTTGCGTTATTTGGAAAAACGAAATATCCAGATCTTCATGAGCGCCACGGAAAAACTGGACATTCCCTGCGCCGCCTGGATCGTGGAAAAAGGGGAGATCGACAATGGATGA
- a CDS encoding RNA-binding S4 domain-containing protein: MKTIRLKTEFIKLDQLLKLADIAGSGGEAKGMILEGLVTVNGEPELRRGRKLYAGDRAETAGETIRVVK, translated from the coding sequence ATGAAAACCATCCGGCTCAAGACGGAATTCATCAAACTGGACCAGCTCCTGAAACTGGCCGACATCGCGGGAAGCGGAGGAGAGGCCAAAGGCATGATCCTCGAAGGCCTTGTGACCGTAAACGGCGAGCCCGAATTGCGCCGGGGGAGGAAACTCTACGCCGGCGATCGGGCGGAGACGGCCGGAGAAACGATCCGGGTCGTCAAATGA
- the thrS gene encoding threonine--tRNA ligase, protein MKTEEDNRKMKETFEKGLNLFAVAKEMGDGVAKQAVAAKIGDRYFDMGATLTEDTKAAGISFIARDSEKGEEIIRHSTAHLMAQAVIRLFPGTKVAIGPAIENGFYYDFDPPREFTEEDLPLIEAEMKKLVKENIKIQRLEMTRDEAVAFFEKADEPYKVEIIKEIAQGDVLSFYQEGEFIDLCRGPHVPSTGALKAFKLRSVAGAYWRGDSKNKMLQRIYGYAFSSQEKLDGFLKMMEEAEKRDHRKLGKELDLFMISEYGPGFPFWLEKGMALRNALQSFWLEVHRKAGYEFVQTPIMLNRQLWEISGHWFNYRENMYTSEIDDTEFAIKPMNCPGGMLIYKNSIHSYRDLPIRTGELGLVHRHEASGALSGLFRVRTFTQDDAHIFMREDQITDEICGVILLYKKVYDVFNLDFTIELSTRPEEKYIGEIATWDIAEKALALACEKAGFAYKLNPGDGAFYGPKLDFKLRDSMGRIWQCGTIQLDMNLPERFDLAYIAEDGSKKRPIMIHRALFGSIERFVGILIEHYAGAFPLWLAPVQVKILTINDDCIPYAKKIHEELLERNIRAEVDDRVETIGYKIREANGKYKVPVQLVIGKNEVAKNEVNIRKYGSNEQTAMALDAFLDQIVKDARVKY, encoded by the coding sequence ATGAAAACTGAGGAGGATAACAGAAAGATGAAAGAAACGTTTGAAAAAGGGCTGAACCTGTTCGCGGTCGCCAAGGAAATGGGCGACGGCGTCGCGAAGCAAGCGGTCGCCGCCAAAATCGGGGACCGGTATTTCGACATGGGCGCGACCCTTACCGAAGATACAAAAGCGGCCGGGATTTCCTTTATTGCCCGGGACAGCGAGAAAGGCGAGGAGATCATCCGCCATTCCACGGCTCATCTGATGGCCCAGGCGGTCATCCGGCTCTTTCCGGGGACAAAGGTTGCCATCGGGCCCGCCATCGAAAACGGCTTTTACTATGATTTCGACCCGCCCCGGGAATTTACCGAAGAGGATCTGCCTCTGATCGAGGCGGAAATGAAAAAGCTCGTCAAAGAAAATATCAAGATCCAGCGCCTGGAAATGACGCGGGACGAGGCCGTCGCCTTCTTTGAAAAGGCCGACGAACCCTATAAAGTGGAGATTATCAAAGAAATCGCGCAGGGAGACGTGCTTTCCTTTTATCAGGAAGGGGAATTCATCGACTTGTGCCGCGGTCCCCACGTGCCGTCCACGGGGGCCCTCAAGGCCTTCAAGCTGCGTTCGGTGGCCGGCGCCTACTGGCGCGGGGATTCCAAAAACAAAATGCTGCAACGGATTTATGGCTACGCCTTTTCCTCCCAGGAAAAGCTCGACGGCTTCCTCAAGATGATGGAAGAGGCGGAAAAGAGAGACCACCGGAAACTGGGCAAAGAACTTGATCTTTTTATGATCAGCGAGTACGGGCCGGGCTTTCCTTTCTGGCTCGAAAAGGGCATGGCGCTCCGCAACGCCCTGCAGAGCTTCTGGCTGGAAGTCCACCGGAAAGCGGGCTACGAATTCGTCCAGACGCCCATCATGCTGAACCGGCAGCTTTGGGAGATCTCGGGACACTGGTTCAACTACCGGGAAAACATGTACACCTCGGAAATCGACGACACGGAATTTGCCATAAAGCCCATGAATTGCCCCGGCGGCATGTTAATCTATAAAAATAGTATACATTCGTACCGGGATCTCCCGATCCGGACGGGCGAACTCGGTCTCGTGCACCGACATGAGGCCAGCGGGGCTTTGAGCGGACTCTTCCGGGTGCGGACATTTACCCAGGACGACGCCCACATCTTTATGCGGGAGGATCAGATCACCGATGAAATCTGCGGCGTCATTCTGCTCTACAAAAAAGTCTATGACGTGTTCAACCTCGATTTTACCATAGAGCTCTCGACGCGGCCCGAAGAAAAATATATCGGCGAGATTGCCACCTGGGACATCGCGGAAAAAGCTCTGGCCCTCGCCTGCGAAAAGGCCGGATTCGCCTACAAGCTGAACCCCGGAGACGGCGCTTTTTACGGACCCAAGCTCGATTTCAAGCTGCGGGATTCCATGGGCCGGATCTGGCAGTGCGGCACGATCCAGCTGGACATGAACCTGCCCGAGCGCTTTGATTTGGCCTATATCGCCGAAGACGGATCGAAAAAACGCCCGATTATGATCCACCGGGCCCTGTTCGGTTCCATCGAACGTTTCGTGGGCATCCTCATCGAACACTACGCCGGCGCTTTCCCGCTGTGGCTGGCCCCGGTCCAGGTCAAGATCCTCACGATCAACGACGACTGCATTCCTTACGCCAAAAAAATCCATGAGGAGCTTCTGGAGCGGAACATCCGGGCGGAGGTCGACGACAGGGTCGAGACCATCGGGTACAAGATCCGGGAAGCCAACGGGAAGTACAAGGTCCCCGTGCAGCTCGTAATCGGGAAAAATGAAGTGGCCAAAAATGAAGTCAACATCCGCAAATACGGCTCCAACGAGCAGACCGCCATGGCCCTTGACGCCTTCCTCGATCAGATCGTGAAGGACGCCAGAGTCAAATATTAA
- a CDS encoding NUDIX hydrolase has product MKTEELKFLKIATEPHPASGFTLEYLDKPNAIAALFLDAAGEKALLVKQYRPGYRGELLEVPAGIMEAGEDPLTTLHRELREETGYGPGDYTLLYTPEKSLILSPGCSTERLFVYIAQLKKAAGKPERLRLDEGEILEDHWADLGEIEKATADFKTIFALNLYKLIKKA; this is encoded by the coding sequence ATGAAAACGGAAGAACTGAAATTTTTGAAAATCGCGACGGAGCCCCACCCCGCGAGCGGGTTTACATTGGAGTATCTTGACAAACCGAACGCCATCGCGGCGCTGTTTCTGGATGCGGCCGGGGAAAAGGCCCTCTTGGTGAAACAGTACCGGCCCGGCTACCGGGGAGAGCTCCTTGAAGTGCCCGCGGGCATCATGGAAGCGGGCGAAGATCCGCTGACGACGCTCCACAGGGAATTGCGGGAGGAAACGGGCTACGGGCCCGGGGATTATACGCTGCTCTACACGCCGGAAAAATCCCTGATTCTTTCGCCCGGGTGCAGCACCGAGAGGCTCTTCGTCTATATCGCGCAATTGAAAAAAGCCGCCGGCAAGCCCGAGCGCCTTCGTCTCGACGAAGGGGAGATCCTTGAGGACCATTGGGCGGACCTGGGGGAAATCGAAAAAGCCACGGCGGACTTCAAGACCATATTCGCCCTGAACCTCTATAAACTCATCAAAAAGGCGTAA
- a CDS encoding DUF1576 domain-containing protein yields MELTEERKRRAAVLTIVLASLLLFLFAWLDVMVNDENILEGLKTIATSQAILITDYFLIGGVGATFLNATLIFAFNFALVKLLRVKISGIHLASFFTVYGFSFFGKNIFNILPFYLGGILYGYYDHTEFKEVFPAISFSTALAPFVSEVAFRVDGHETSYINALLLGIILGFIVTPLSKKLFEFHRGFNLYNLGFVGGIIGAVTTSILKLYKFNVTPRSLISTQYDLSLRIICMFLFFSLILIGFYLNGNSFRGYPALLKDSGYKADFVVKYGFGATLINMGVMGFIGLAFVYIWGMTLNGPFLAAIFTLVGFSAYGESIFNTIPILIGVSLGKYGTDTSTFTIILSALFATALAPIPGVYGAHWGIVAGWLHIAVVQSIGVVHGGLNLYNNGFAAGIVAGVLHPVMEVVASHREKSRNAYLQKQKELHEVLLLIRRREEEKENEEEETREE; encoded by the coding sequence CTGGAACTTACAGAAGAAAGAAAGAGAAGGGCAGCCGTTTTGACGATCGTCTTGGCGAGCCTGCTGCTTTTCCTTTTCGCTTGGCTTGATGTCATGGTCAACGACGAAAACATCCTTGAGGGGCTCAAAACCATCGCCACATCCCAGGCCATTCTCATTACGGACTATTTCCTGATCGGCGGGGTGGGGGCCACCTTTTTGAACGCCACGCTGATCTTCGCGTTTAATTTTGCCCTCGTCAAGCTTTTGAGGGTTAAGATCTCGGGCATCCATCTCGCCTCGTTTTTTACGGTCTACGGCTTCTCCTTTTTCGGGAAGAATATCTTCAACATCCTGCCCTTTTACCTGGGCGGCATCCTGTACGGCTATTACGACCATACGGAATTCAAGGAAGTTTTCCCGGCCATCTCCTTTTCCACGGCCCTGGCCCCCTTTGTGAGCGAAGTGGCCTTCCGGGTGGACGGGCATGAGACCTCCTATATCAACGCGCTGCTTTTGGGGATTATATTGGGATTTATCGTGACGCCTCTCTCAAAAAAACTCTTTGAGTTCCACAGAGGCTTCAATCTCTACAATCTGGGCTTTGTGGGGGGAATCATCGGAGCGGTGACGACTTCGATCCTGAAGCTGTACAAATTCAACGTGACGCCGCGGAGCCTCATTTCCACGCAATATGACCTGTCGCTGCGGATCATCTGCATGTTTTTGTTCTTTTCCCTGATCCTCATCGGTTTTTACCTGAACGGGAACTCGTTCCGGGGCTATCCGGCCCTGCTCAAAGACAGCGGATACAAGGCCGATTTTGTGGTCAAATACGGCTTCGGCGCGACGCTGATCAACATGGGCGTCATGGGTTTTATCGGCCTGGCCTTTGTCTACATCTGGGGCATGACCCTGAACGGGCCCTTCCTCGCGGCGATCTTTACGCTGGTGGGCTTCTCGGCCTACGGAGAATCCATTTTCAATACGATACCGATCCTGATCGGGGTTTCGCTGGGCAAATACGGAACCGACACGTCGACGTTTACGATCATCCTTTCGGCGCTCTTCGCCACGGCCCTGGCCCCCATTCCGGGCGTCTACGGAGCCCACTGGGGAATCGTCGCGGGCTGGCTCCACATCGCGGTCGTGCAGAGTATCGGCGTCGTCCACGGAGGGCTCAATCTCTACAACAACGGCTTTGCGGCGGGGATCGTCGCGGGGGTTTTGCATCCGGTCATGGAAGTTGTCGCCAGCCACAGGGAAAAAAGCAGAAACGCCTACCTGCAAAAGCAAAAGGAGCTCCATGAAGTGCTGCTCCTGATCCGGCGCAGGGAGGAAGAAAAAGAAAACGAAGAGGAGGAAACACGGGAGGAATGA
- a CDS encoding MarR family transcriptional regulator encodes MSEIKTTVAEQLRQLQMLMRRASFRGSGRDENTRDPHMGQGRVLAILKIKPEISQRDLTWLLGLTKQSTAQLLEKLEKSGYITRESSPEDKRVSIIKLTEEGAKAAGNVNERASGTESVLDGVSDAELAAFSETLGRIIKACEERFPDEDFEKRRETMEAFMAQRGRGFGERGKGGKGGRGPQGKKHCGGCSDGRGNHGKTD; translated from the coding sequence ATGAGCGAAATCAAAACAACGGTAGCAGAACAACTCAGACAACTGCAAATGCTGATGCGCCGCGCGTCTTTCCGCGGCTCCGGGCGCGACGAGAATACCCGCGACCCGCATATGGGGCAGGGACGGGTCCTCGCAATATTAAAAATCAAACCGGAAATCAGCCAACGCGACCTCACCTGGTTGCTGGGTCTTACGAAGCAATCCACGGCGCAACTGCTGGAAAAACTCGAGAAGAGCGGCTATATCACCCGTGAGTCCTCTCCGGAGGACAAACGCGTCTCCATCATCAAGCTGACGGAAGAAGGCGCCAAAGCAGCGGGGAACGTCAATGAGAGAGCGTCCGGGACGGAAAGCGTCCTTGACGGGGTGAGCGATGCGGAGCTGGCGGCCTTTTCGGAAACCCTCGGGCGCATCATCAAAGCTTGCGAGGAGCGATTCCCCGATGAGGATTTTGAGAAACGCCGGGAAACCATGGAAGCCTTCATGGCGCAGCGCGGCAGGGGCTTCGGGGAGCGCGGCAAAGGCGGCAAGGGCGGCCGCGGCCCGCAGGGCAAAAAGCATTGCGGCGGTTGCTCCGACGGACGCGGAAATCATGGCAAAACCGACTAA